Genomic window (Mycolicibacterium smegmatis):
CGCGACGGCGACACCCTTGGATCCGGCCGCGGCGATCTCGTCGAGCACGTCGGAGCGGTCCAGCGCGCCCGCGATGTCGTTGACCACGACGGTGGCGCCGGCCCTGGCCAGTCCGATCGCCTCGGCCCGGCCGAGGCCCGCGGCGGCGCCGGTGACGACGGCGACCTTTCCGGACAGGTCGAGATCGGCCCCTCGATCGGGCCCGGTGTCGGAGGGGTGGCTGTCGTTGGTCATGCGGCTCCTCGCGTGCGCGGCTGGGTCAATTTATGAATACCTCTAGTCTTTGCGGATCAGCGCGGCCCGGGGGCACTCGTTGACCGCCTGCTCGGCCAGATCCTCCTGATCGGCGGGCACCGGATCGGATTTCACCACGGCGTAGTCCTCGTCGTCGAGTTCGAACAGATCCGGGGCAATTCCCACGCACACTGCGTTTCCCTCGCAGCGATCGCGGTCAACTTCAACTCGCATGACGACCTCCTCACGGCGTGTGCGCGCACCGGTCTGGCGGCGCGCAGGCACAGAATACGACCCGATCCGGCCGATGGTGGCCAGACACCGGTCTGGACCCCAAGACTAGAACGTGTTACAACCGGGTGAGAAGTCAGGTCGCTTGAGCAGTGAGGATGCAGCGGATGCGGATCGGATACACCCCCGAGCAGGAGGAGTTGCGTCGCGAACTGCGCGCGTACTTCTCCAAGCTGATGACGCCGGAGCGGGTGGAGGCGCTCAGCTCGTCCGAAGGCGAGATGGGCCGCGGGAACGTCTACCGCGAGACCGTCGCGCAGATGGGCAAGGACGGGTGGCTCACGCTCAGCTGGCCCAAGGAGTTCGGCGGTCAGGCCCGCCCGCCCATGGACGGGCTGATCTTCACCGACGAGGCCGCGATCGCGGGCGCGCCGGTGCCGTTTCTGACCATCAACAGCGTCGCGCCGACGATCATGGCGTTCGGCACAGAGGAACAGAAGAAGTTCTTCCTGCCCAAGATCGCCTCGGGTGAACTGCACTTCTCGATCGGCTACTCCGAGCCGGGCGCGGGCACCGACCTGGCGTCGCTGCGCACCACCGCGGTGCGTGACGGCGACGACTACGTGATCAACGGCCAGAAGATGTGGACCAGCCTGATCGCCTACGCCGACTACGTGTGGCTCGCGGTCCGCACCAACCCCGAGGCCAAGAAGCACCGCGGCATCTCGATGCTCATCGTGCCGACCACGGCCGAGGGCTTCTCGTGGACGCCCGTGCACACCATGTCCGGCGTCGACACCAGCGCCACCTATTACCAGGACGTGCGCGTGCCGGTGACCAACCTGGTCGGCGAGGAGAACCAGGGCTGGAAGCTGGTCACCAACCAGCTCAACCACGAACGGGTCGCGCTCGTGTCGGCCCAGCCCATCTACGTCGCGCTCAACGGCGTGCGGGAGTGGGCGCAGAACACCAAGGACGTGCACGGCAAGCGACTGATCGACTCGGAGTGGGTGCAGCTCAACCTGGCCCGCGTGCACGCCAAGGCCGAGGTGCTCAAGCTCATCAACTGGGAGCTCGCCTCGACCGAGGCCGCGCCGTCGCCTGCCGACGCGTCGGCGGCCAAGGTGTACGGCACCGAGTTGGCCACCGAGGCCTACCGGTTGCTCATGGAGGTGCTGGGTACCTCGGCGACGCTGCGCGGTGACACCCGCGGCGCCCTGCTGCGCGGCCGGGTCGAGCGGTTCCACCGCTCGGCGCTGATCCTGACGTTCGGCGGCGGCACCAACGAGATCCAGCGGGACATCATCGGCATGGTCGCGCTCGGCTTGCCCCGAGTGAACCGGTAAGGGAAGACGGAGACTTCACATGGACTTCACCACAACCGAAGCGGCCGCCGATCTCGGTGGCCTGGTGCGCACGATCACCGAATCGGTGTGCACACCCGAACACCAGCGTGAACTCGACGGCCTGCCCGAGCGGTTCGACCGCGACCTGTGGGCCAAACTCGTCGAGGCCGACATCCTCTCGGCCGCGGCACCCGAATCCGTCGGCGGTGGCGGATTCGGTGTCCTGGAACAGACCTCGGTGCTCACCGCGCTGGGCCGGCAACTTGCCGCCGTGCCCTACCTGGAATCCGTGGTGGCCGCGGCGGGTGCGATCGCCGAGTTCGGCTCCGACGCGCAGCGCGCCGAGTGGGGCGCACCCGCGGTGGCCGGGAGCAAGATCCTCACCGTGGCCCTCGACGGCGAGATGGGCCAGGGTCCGGTGCAGGCGCAGGCCGACGGCGACGACCATCGGCTGACCGGTTCGCGCACGCTGGTGAGCTACGGCCCGGTCGCCGATGCCTACCTGGTCCCGGCCGAAACCGGCTCGGGTGTCAGCGTTTTCATCGTCGCGGCCGATGATGCCGGGGTCACCGAGACGTCGCTGAACACCACGGGCAAGGGCAGCGTCGCGCACCTGGACCTGCAGGATGTCGCCGTCGGTGCCGACCGTGTGCTGGGCGGCACGCAGGTCGCCGAGTGGTTGACGACGCGTGTGACGCTGGGCCGCACCGCATACCAGTTGGGTGTGCTGGAACGCGCGCTGGAGCTCACGGCGTCCTACGCGCGCGAACGTGAGCAGTTCGACCGCCCGATCGGCAGCTTCCAGGCGGTCTCGTCACGGCTGGCCGACGGCTACATCGACGTCAAGGGTCTGCGGCTCACGCTCACCCAGGCGGCGTGGCGGCTGTCGGAGGACCTGCCCGCCGACGTCGACGTCGCCAGCGCGGCGTTCTGGGCCGCCGAGGCCGGACACCGCGTGGCCCACACCGCCGTTCACGTGCACGGCGGCGTCGGCATCGACATGGATCACCCGGTGCACCGCTACTTCCTGGCCGCCAAGCAGTCCGAGTTCGCGCTCGGCAGCGCGACCGGTCAGTTGCTGCGTATCGGCCGCGAACTGGCCGACACGCCCGTCTAGGGATGACCGAAACCATCGATCCGCAGACCGTCACGGCTCTGCTCGCACCACTGGCCGACGTCACCGACCGTGGTGTGCACGAGGGTGATTCGTTCGTCAGCTGGTCCGAGCACATCACCGCGGGTGCCCAGGTGGGCGCGGCGCTGCGCGCCCGCCTGGACCCGCAGCGGCCCGGCCACGTCGGGGTGCTGCTGGGCAACACCACGTTCTTCTCGAGTCTTCTGGTGGCGGCGGGCCTGACCGGGTTGGTGCCCGTGGGCCTCAACCCCACCCGCCGGGGCGAGGCGTTGCGGCGCGACATCGTGCGGGCCGACTGCCAGGTGGTGCTCACCGACACCCCCGACCTGGTGCCCGCGGGGATGAACGAGGTGCCCGTCATCGACGTCGAATCCGCCGACTG
Coding sequences:
- a CDS encoding acyl-CoA dehydrogenase family protein; this translates as MDFTTTEAAADLGGLVRTITESVCTPEHQRELDGLPERFDRDLWAKLVEADILSAAAPESVGGGGFGVLEQTSVLTALGRQLAAVPYLESVVAAAGAIAEFGSDAQRAEWGAPAVAGSKILTVALDGEMGQGPVQAQADGDDHRLTGSRTLVSYGPVADAYLVPAETGSGVSVFIVAADDAGVTETSLNTTGKGSVAHLDLQDVAVGADRVLGGTQVAEWLTTRVTLGRTAYQLGVLERALELTASYAREREQFDRPIGSFQAVSSRLADGYIDVKGLRLTLTQAAWRLSEDLPADVDVASAAFWAAEAGHRVAHTAVHVHGGVGIDMDHPVHRYFLAAKQSEFALGSATGQLLRIGRELADTPV
- a CDS encoding ferredoxin, translated to MRVEVDRDRCEGNAVCVGIAPDLFELDDEDYAVVKSDPVPADQEDLAEQAVNECPRAALIRKD
- a CDS encoding acyl-CoA dehydrogenase family protein — encoded protein: MRIGYTPEQEELRRELRAYFSKLMTPERVEALSSSEGEMGRGNVYRETVAQMGKDGWLTLSWPKEFGGQARPPMDGLIFTDEAAIAGAPVPFLTINSVAPTIMAFGTEEQKKFFLPKIASGELHFSIGYSEPGAGTDLASLRTTAVRDGDDYVINGQKMWTSLIAYADYVWLAVRTNPEAKKHRGISMLIVPTTAEGFSWTPVHTMSGVDTSATYYQDVRVPVTNLVGEENQGWKLVTNQLNHERVALVSAQPIYVALNGVREWAQNTKDVHGKRLIDSEWVQLNLARVHAKAEVLKLINWELASTEAAPSPADASAAKVYGTELATEAYRLLMEVLGTSATLRGDTRGALLRGRVERFHRSALILTFGGGTNEIQRDIIGMVALGLPRVNR